A stretch of DNA from Arachis hypogaea cultivar Tifrunner chromosome 19, arahy.Tifrunner.gnm2.J5K5, whole genome shotgun sequence:
CACTTGTCTATGCTCCTTACCTCATCCTACATTCACGTCGGCAAAATCTGAATTATTTTACATACATGCACTCTTGTCACTTGGCTAGTGATTAGTTTCCGTGTGTCAGTTAATCACATCTAAATCAAACATTAATCCTTATTCTTCGGATGTGACCCTACATTACTATATCTAGCATTCCAACTCTAAACAACATTTCAAATGACGACGACAGTTATTTGTttttgaaagaaaacaaaaaccgCTCACTATGTACGTGTCAGTTGATGATTACATGTTACCAATGTCCACGTGGCTCCAGTTATGAGATGCAAAGTTGCAAACTGTTTCATGGGACTTGTCTATAAACTCTCTATAGCCTTTACTCTCTTTTGTATACAGAGATCAATTAAGCAGTTTCTTTCATGGAGTCTGAAGTAGTTCGTAGTCATCAAGAACAAGATGAGAATGATGAACAACAACCACCCTTCAATGATTCTGCTTCACAACTCGGTATgagtctcttttttctttttcatgtatGCAAGTTTGAATTTGAAGGCATCTGATCGGGTGCATATGTATGCAGAAGAACAACATAGTGATCCTGAGAAGAAGTCATCGGTTCTGAACAAGGTGAAGGCAAGGGCTAAGAAGATTAAGGATACAGTAAAGAAGCATGGTCAACGAGTCCTTGATCATGTTCATGACAATAGCAGTAGTGAAGATCAGAACAGTCCTGTTCATCATGACATCAATGAGCCTGAAAACCAACAAGTTGATAGAGCATTAGGTACtctactcttttctctttcttccaTATTAGAAACTAAACTATTCTTTTTTTTACatcatctttttcaatcatatacaTATTAACATATTGTATGTTAAAATATCTGAAAAGTTAAATCCTCACGGTTTTCTTTTCTGTGTTGTTGAATGTTGTGCAGTTGATGAAAGTGGAGATGTTAAAGATGCTCCGCCAACGTATCAACAAGTCGAAAATTATGTTAAAAATGCTGCAACGGAATCTGAGCAAGTAGAAAATTTGGGCAAGTCAGAAGCCAATTATGGTGGCACAACAAATATGGGAGAAGAACCTCAGGACAAGGCAGGAACTGTAGGTGTTGTTTCTCCAACTGATGAAAACATAGCCACTGAGGAAGAGAAGGAAGGGCATTCTAAGGACACTTTGGAGAACATATCTGAGGCATACGCTACTACTCGAAATTATCAAACTGGAACAGGTAATCATTTGCATTAGTAATGGTTTGATGACCAACCAGCATTTGTTATATTTATCATTTAACAAAATGATTCAAGAAAAAGAAATAAGTTTAGTTGAGTTGGATTTTGTTTTTGGATATTCTGCAGTTGGTGAAAGTGAAGCTGTTCAAAGTTCTCCCCCAACATATGAGCAAGTGGAAGATTTTGTTAAAAGTGGTGAACCAGAACCTGAGCAAGTTGAAAATCTGGACAAGACAGTACCAAGTTCTGGAGGTACAACACCATTTGTGGGAGAAGAACCTCATCACCAGCCAAGAGTTGTTGGTGCTTCTCCAACTACAGAAACTAATGAAGACATAACCACTGAACCAGCTAAAGCATTTGCTGAGGAAGAGAAATTTAAGGGAAATTTGGAGAATCCAACAAGCTTGGGTGAAGAACTGCACCCGCCGGGAAGTAGGCCTGAGGCATACACTATTCCTCCCAGTTATCAAACAGAAGACACTGATTCAACAGGGAAAGGTAAGTAGGAGCAGAACTCAATTTTCTGTTGTAGATTATGCATCATGTACTGATGCATTGTAATATTACTGCTATACTTTGTAAAATTTCACAGTTAAATTTGATAGGAGATTGCTGCCAAGGTGGTGTTTGTCTTTAGTGTTGATAACATGGTGTGGTTAGAGACTGATTGAAGTGATCAAAATTGGTGATACATAATTTATCACTTGCCTGATGATTATGTATGTTAATAAATGATGTTGGGCTTGCAGGTCCTGATGATGAAATAAAGATTAAAGAAGTGGAGAAATCTTTTGAGGagaagatcaaagatgatccaaagtcTGTTCTAGTGCCAAAATTCCTGCCAGATTCTGCTGAAACTCAAGACTCTTCTGATGGAAACAAAGATCAATCTGAGCAAAAGCCAGAGCCTCAACTCTCAAGTGCAACTAAAACCGAGCACCCTCCTGATCATGAAAACCATGAACGAGACTTGCCAGAGCTTGTGCAAGAGAAGGAAACTCAGTTTGCTTCAGATACTATATCCTCAAGTACCAGCAGCCACAGGGAAAATCCTGAAGCAACTGAACAAACTTTCAACAGCAACATATCCAGAGATGAAATGGAGAATCCATCAAAGGAAAAGAGTTACTCAGATGAGATATCATCTGCCACTTCTGCAATTGCTGCTGATAGGGCTATCTCTGCTGAAGGTGTTGCTGCTGTTCCTAAGAGTGATCATGGAGAGAAAGGTGATGGAGAGGGAAAACGTGAGGATTCTTCTAACAAGTCAGGAAAGAACATTGCTACCTCTGTGACAGAGAAACTTGCTCCAGTTTATGGGAAGGTTGCTGGTGTGGGAAGTGCAGTGAAGTCTAAAGTGTCCGGAACCAGATCAGAAGACAGTGTTGGAGTTGAAACAGAAAATGTGGAGAAAGGAGAAGACAAAAGGGTGAATGTGAAGGACTATTTGGCTGAGAAGCTAAAGCCTGGTGAAGAAGACAAGGCACTTTCTGAGGTGATTTCAGAAGCTTTTAACAAGCGTAAAGAAGATCCAAAGAAGGCTTCTGAGGGTGAGGATAGGGATGTGGATGCTATAAAGAAGCAAGGAGAAGAGACAGTGGCTGAAACTGAAGAGAGCAATGTGAGTAGTCCAGGAAAAAGTGTGGTTGGTAAGATTAAAGGTGTTGTTGGCTCTTGGTTTGGCAAATCAGAGGAGAATCAATCATCATCAAAGGGTATATGTTTTCTTGGCAGATTTTGCAAACACATTTGTATATGACTAGTATAATTCTGATTCTGATGTTGTTCTTATGAATGCAGGAGGTGAAGATTTAACATTGAACAAGAATAGTGGTGAAATCCAGGCTGAAGGTGAAAGAAGACTGGAGGAGTAATGCAATTGaagaatttattatttatgtgCTTTCTGGTTGTCTCATGTTGTTAGTTGTTACATATGTTTGTGTATAGTGGATTTATGTGAACCTTGTTATGTGTATGTGCAGTATCAATTATGTATGAACCACACTGTATTGTTATTATTAAGTGAAAATGGTGTCTTAATACTTAAATAGTATATTTTCTTGTACACATCAGTGGAGATAAATGCTCTTCCAAATAAGAAGAAAACAATTTATCATTGATCTCAAGATGTTAATGCTATTTGTAAATTGATTATGGACATCAAAAGTAGTAGAAATCTTAAGGATAATGTGGTGTTCTGCTGAAGGTCTATTGAGATATTCACACAAGTTGACAAATGAGagtttaattacttttaaattaaagtactacttatatataatagaaattatTAATTCAATAGTGGTTAATCtctaattttattactttatcaattttcttattttaggtaattaaaaaaaaaaggatattaaTTGCATTGTCAAACTAAAATCCTAAACTAGAAATTTGGGTAAAAGTTAACCCcgattttttcctttcttttctggaTCTGTTTTTGGACTACGCTTTTGGGATTTAAGAATAATTGACTTAGAGGTGGCCCataattcatcaaacacatcaaagaCTAAAGCCCAAACTGGCCTGACAAAAAAAAACCCAAACTGGACCAAAACGAGAGAGCcgtgtccaaaaaaaaaaaaaaagcgaacgAAACGATGCGTTTGACGGCAAAGGAAAGacttgagaaaaagtgatttctTCTTCCTTCGTCCAATGTGTTAGGGTTTTGCAGTTGCGGAGTTCAGTGAGATTAGTGACAATGCATTGCAGCTCCATATGATGCAATTCTCCAGCACCTGCAACGCTGTCTCGATCAAAACGCCAAAGTATCGTTCAACACGGTACGATATTTTGCCCCTTCATGTTTATCTCCTTGTTCTTGTATACTCAATCTGTTCCTCCAAGCTGGATTTTTCGATTCGATGGGCATCATCCATCAGCTCGGTAGCACCATGAGCTTCTCGAAGATTCCAGTGCAGAGAAACTCCGCTATTGTGTTGTGTATTTCAAAGTTGCTGATATAATAATGGGTTCGAGATCGAGCCATGAATTCAGTAACCCTTTTAGGTCCAAGAATAGTTCACAAAATTCCCCATTGCTTGATTATGTCACGGAAATTATGTGACGGTAGTTTCCTTGGTGATGATGGGTTTGAATGCGTCGAGGAACCTTTAAAAAGGATAGTTTCGGAGTATGATTCCAACGAGGGTGAAAGGCTCCATGTGGATGAGGATTGGAGCTGTAACCATAATCAGTTTTCGCTTAGAAGAGGGTTCTTAGAAAACGTGAAGCTAGATGCCAAGAAGGTCCTTGAGGTTCTTCGACAAGATGGACCGGGCCTTGATGCTAGGTTAGTTTTAGATGAATTGAATGTAAGTCCGTCCGGGATTCTTGTCAGAGAAGTTCTCGCTGGAATCTTGAAGAGCATAAATTTTGAGAATAAAACCAGGTGTGCCAAATTGGCATACAAGTTTTTCGTGTGGTGCAATCAGCAGGAGGACTACAGACCCACTTCAAATGCATATCACTTGATGATGAACATATATGCTGAGTGCCTGGAGTTTAAGGCGTTGTGGAGGTTGGTTGATGAGATGATTGAGAAAGGGTTTCCTGCTACTGCTCGTACGTTCAACATTTTGATTCGAACTTGTGGTGAGGCAGGTTTAGCTAAGAAATTGGTGGAGAGGTTTATTAAATCAATGACTTTTAATTATAGGCCTTTTAAGCACTCCTACAATGCGATTCTGCATGGTCTTTTTGTGTTACGCCAGTACAAGTTGATTGAGTGGGTTCATCAACAAATGTTGCTGGAGGGTTTTTCTTCAGATGTTTTAACATACAATATTGTCATGTTTTCTAAGTACAAACTTGGAAAGATGGATCAGTTCCACATACTGCTTGATGAGATGGGTAGGAATGGATTTTCTCCAGATTTTCACACCTATAACATTCTTCTTCATGTCCTTGGTAAAGGAGACAAGCCCCTTGCAGCTCTTAATCTTCTAAATCTCATGAGAGAAACAGGTATAGAGCCAACAGTGCTTCATTACACCACATTGATAGATGGACTCAGCAGAGCTGGGAATGTGGATGCATGCAAATACTTTTTTGATGAAATAATAAAGAATGGGGGCACG
This window harbors:
- the LOC112777267 gene encoding uncharacterized protein — translated: MESEVVRSHQEQDENDEQQPPFNDSASQLEEQHSDPEKKSSVLNKVKARAKKIKDTVKKHGQRVLDHVHDNSSSEDQNSPVHHDINEPENQQVDRALVDESGDVKDAPPTYQQVENYVKNAATESEQVENLGKSEANYGGTTNMGEEPQDKAGTVGVVSPTDENIATEEEKEGHSKDTLENISEAYATTRNYQTGTVGESEAVQSSPPTYEQVEDFVKSGEPEPEQVENLDKTVPSSGGTTPFVGEEPHHQPRVVGASPTTETNEDITTEPAKAFAEEEKFKGNLENPTSLGEELHPPGSRPEAYTIPPSYQTEDTDSTGKGPDDEIKIKEVEKSFEEKIKDDPKSVLVPKFLPDSAETQDSSDGNKDQSEQKPEPQLSSATKTEHPPDHENHERDLPELVQEKETQFASDTISSSTSSHRENPEATEQTFNSNISRDEMENPSKEKSYSDEISSATSAIAADRAISAEGVAAVPKSDHGEKGDGEGKREDSSNKSGKNIATSVTEKLAPVYGKVAGVGSAVKSKVSGTRSEDSVGVETENVEKGEDKRVNVKDYLAEKLKPGEEDKALSEVISEAFNKRKEDPKKASEGEDRDVDAIKKQGEETVAETEESNVSSPGKSVVGKIKGVVGSWFGKSEENQSSSKGGEDLTLNKNSGEIQAEGERRLEE
- the LOC112776917 gene encoding pentatricopeptide repeat-containing protein At1g55630, whose protein sequence is MNSVTLLGPRIVHKIPHCLIMSRKLCDGSFLGDDGFECVEEPLKRIVSEYDSNEGERLHVDEDWSCNHNQFSLRRGFLENVKLDAKKVLEVLRQDGPGLDARLVLDELNVSPSGILVREVLAGILKSINFENKTRCAKLAYKFFVWCNQQEDYRPTSNAYHLMMNIYAECLEFKALWRLVDEMIEKGFPATARTFNILIRTCGEAGLAKKLVERFIKSMTFNYRPFKHSYNAILHGLFVLRQYKLIEWVHQQMLLEGFSSDVLTYNIVMFSKYKLGKMDQFHILLDEMGRNGFSPDFHTYNILLHVLGKGDKPLAALNLLNLMRETGIEPTVLHYTTLIDGLSRAGNVDACKYFFDEIIKNGGTPDVVAYTVMITGYVVAGELEKALEMFREMISREQVPNVFTYNSIIRGLCKARKFKEACSMLKEMETKGCSPNFVVYNTLVSSLRNAGRTNDAHEVIKQMMEKRKYAHILSRFQKD